From uncultured Pseudodesulfovibrio sp.:
TTCCTTTGCCTCACCGGACCTGCTTTCCATGCGCAGTGCGCCTGCCCAAACACTTTCCTTTGACGAGATTAAAGCCGGTGGCATTGTTATCCGCAACGGTGAAATCGCGTACCAGCTTGAACCCAAAGGCGTTGTTCTTGTGGAACAGGCCGGATTTGACTGGGCTGGGGGCCATGTTTCCAGTCGTGCATTCCGGGTCGTTCCGGGGTCCGAAGAATACGCGGTCACCATGTTCTGCTCCGAACTCAGGCTTTCGGAAATTCTGTCTCAACTCGGACTGGCCGAAGCACAAGGCGAAGCAGCCATGTCCGGCGAGTTGCCCATCACATGGAAAAGCGGGAAAATTTCGTTCAACAGCGGATTTTTGCACTCCACACCAGGGCAAGGTGGGGTTATCAGAGTGCAAGCCATGGAAGATTTGGTGGCCGCCATCCCTGAGGGCACCCCCCAACGCGGCCAGATCGAACTGGCACAGGCTGCCGTGCGTGATTTCGAGTACAAATGGGTGCGCATCAAAGCCGACACCGTGGGCGAAGACCTATTGGTACGCCTCTCTGTAGACGGCAAGCCTGCTGGGACTCTACCCTTCGTATACAAACGCGAATTCGGCGGGTTTATGCGCGTCACAGGCGATGTCAAAGGATCAAATTTTCAAGGGCTGCGCCTCGATGTAAATTTCAGCGTACCCTTGGACCGCATTTTGCTTTATAAAGACATAGTGAACATGATCGAATAGGGAGACAAAGCAATGAAAATGACATTAATCACACTGGCGGCATGTGGATTACTCCTGACCGCATGGGGATGCTCCACAAGCCATAAGGTCGAAGTGGCCCCCGTAGAAGTCAAACCCATCCACATCACCATTGACGTCAACGTCAAGGTAGACAAGGAACTGGATGATTTCTTCTCTGACATCGACGATGCACCAGTAGCAGCACCGGAGGCACCCAATGCGCAATAAAACACAACTCATCATTGTCATGGCCCTCATCGCCTGCCTCGCAGGTGGCTCGGCTCTTGCCGGAGGAATCAAGGACCGTATCAAAGCCCGCAGACCTGCTGTAATGGCCCTGCTGGGTGACGGAACCGTGGGCGAAAACAATCAGGGTTTCCTTGAATTCAAGGGAGCAAAAAAACAAGCTGACGTGGTTGCCGCCGAAAACAAAGACCGGTCCACAGTCTATCAGGCCATTGCCAAAAAAGCAGGCACGACTCCTCAGTTGGTCGGCCAACGACGCGCTGCCAAGATTGCTCAGTCTGCCCGCCCCGGCACATGGCTTCAAAACCCAAGCGGAAGTTGGTATAAAAAATAACCCCTCACCTTAATCAATTCGGCGGCGTTATGACATCTCGACATAACGCCGCCTTCTCTTTACTCTCATCACATGCCTAAAGCACAATTCATTACCGTTTCCGATGCCGAGTCAGGCCAAAAGCTGCTCCAACTCCTTGAACGACGACTGACTGGAGATGTTCCGCGTTCAGCGATTCAAAAATGGATACGCAAAGGACAGGTGCGCGTGGACAAAGGGCGCAAAAAACCCTTTGACCGTATCACTGCCGGGCAGATCGTCCGAATCCCGCCGTACACTCCCGGCGAATCCAAAGCCACTGTCTCAGCCGGCAACCTTGTTACGGCCTACGAAGACGACGATTACATGGCCATTGCCAAACCAGCAGGACTGGCGGCTCACGGCGGAGACAAGATCACCGACTCGGTCACAGCTCGACTCCGCTCCATCCATTCGGACGCAGAGTTCATGCCGACACTGGCGCATCGGCTGGACCGAGACACTTCCGGCCTTTTGCTCGCAGCGAAGAGCTATGAGGCTCTGCGCACACTCAATGACCTGTTTGCATCAGGCGATGTCGGCAAACTCTACCTTGCATGGGTGGA
This genomic window contains:
- a CDS encoding RluA family pseudouridine synthase, which gives rise to MPKAQFITVSDAESGQKLLQLLERRLTGDVPRSAIQKWIRKGQVRVDKGRKKPFDRITAGQIVRIPPYTPGESKATVSAGNLVTAYEDDDYMAIAKPAGLAAHGGDKITDSVTARLRSIHSDAEFMPTLAHRLDRDTSGLLLAAKSYEALRTLNDLFASGDVGKLYLAWVEGEWRERETILLEDRMGKKGVPGQEKVRTGKGKTALAKVTGLVSGRRQSLVAVRLITGRTHQIRVQLASRKHPVCGDHKYGKSKDRTAMRLHCYAMQIMEKTITLAPLWSGKWEVPTDALREALSLLYDD
- a CDS encoding DUF1318 domain-containing protein encodes the protein MRNKTQLIIVMALIACLAGGSALAGGIKDRIKARRPAVMALLGDGTVGENNQGFLEFKGAKKQADVVAAENKDRSTVYQAIAKKAGTTPQLVGQRRAAKIAQSARPGTWLQNPSGSWYKK